One segment of Leptospirillum ferrooxidans C2-3 DNA contains the following:
- a CDS encoding HU family DNA-binding protein has translation MNRTDIARSTRSQGGGTDLPRKTVREALGFVIGEITQTVLDGKVVNLTGFGTFEIWKRADRTGQTQDLRASSHQEPSGGGLSSGPAFLGARGQIRKIRSKSVSWSLRPLRERVK, from the coding sequence TTGAATCGAACCGACATCGCCCGGTCCACACGGAGCCAGGGAGGAGGGACCGATCTTCCACGGAAGACTGTTCGCGAGGCTCTGGGTTTCGTAATTGGGGAGATCACTCAGACCGTTCTGGATGGCAAGGTGGTCAATCTGACGGGGTTTGGGACATTCGAGATATGGAAGAGAGCGGATCGTACGGGCCAAACCCAAGACCTGCGAGCCTCTTCTCATCAAGAGCCATCGGGTGGTGGTCTTTCGTCCGGCCCGGCCTTTCTGGGGGCAAGGGGACAGATAAGGAAGATCCGGTCTAAAAGTGTCAGTTGGAGTCTAAGACCCTTGAGGGAGAGGGTCAAATAA
- a CDS encoding Uma2 family endonuclease, which produces MKTTSLKEWTYEEFMSLPEGGPVRYEILDGGLCMTPSPNTRHQEISWNLSGFFWSFLKTRPVGRSFSAPYDVVFSKDPPQVVEPDLVFVSKDRLSIITEQNIQGIPDLLVEILSEGTEIMDRRKKHSLYERFGVPEYWIVDPKLNMIQVFRLIDGHYAAALEFGIEDRLETPLLPGLSILLSEIFPA; this is translated from the coding sequence ATGAAAACGACCAGTCTCAAAGAATGGACCTATGAAGAATTCATGTCGCTTCCCGAAGGAGGCCCGGTTCGCTACGAGATCCTCGATGGAGGTCTCTGCATGACCCCGTCCCCCAATACTCGCCATCAGGAAATTTCTTGGAACCTTTCCGGGTTCTTCTGGTCTTTTTTGAAAACAAGACCGGTAGGGAGGAGCTTTTCCGCCCCCTACGACGTTGTTTTTTCCAAAGACCCGCCTCAGGTGGTCGAGCCAGATCTGGTCTTCGTCTCGAAAGATCGTTTGTCCATCATTACTGAACAGAATATCCAGGGGATTCCGGACCTTCTTGTCGAGATCCTGTCCGAAGGGACCGAAATCATGGACCGACGGAAGAAACATTCCCTCTACGAGCGGTTCGGCGTTCCCGAGTACTGGATCGTGGATCCCAAGCTGAATATGATCCAGGTCTTCCGTCTTATTGATGGACACTATGCGGCCGCCCTGGAATTCGGGATTGAGGACCGGCTCGAGACGCCCCTTTTGCCCGGGTTATCGATTCTTCTTTCCGAGATTTTTCCCGCCTGA
- a CDS encoding ATP-binding protein produces MRTGSRRPFCPGYRFFFPRFFPPEGSPSRSPRGQNLDFLSPRNLPKALLQTLLSGQWIANRQNLLITGPTGVGKSYLGEALGHKACRMGYRVLLVRFPRLFQKFGHFGHKERYWVNDRDLLQRSFLSHNAGTACPSRGFIIR; encoded by the coding sequence TTGAGGACCGGCTCGAGACGCCCCTTTTGCCCGGGTTATCGATTCTTCTTTCCGAGATTTTTCCCGCCTGAAGGCTCCCCTTCGAGATCTCCACGGGGACAGAATCTCGACTTCCTGAGTCCCCGGAACCTTCCCAAGGCACTGCTCCAGACGCTTCTCTCCGGCCAGTGGATCGCCAACCGCCAGAACCTCCTCATCACCGGCCCGACCGGAGTGGGCAAAAGCTATCTGGGAGAAGCCTTGGGACACAAAGCCTGCCGGATGGGCTATCGCGTTCTTCTGGTCCGCTTTCCCCGACTCTTCCAAAAATTTGGCCATTTTGGCCATAAGGAGCGTTATTGGGTAAACGATCGCGACCTTCTGCAAAGGAGCTTCCTTTCCCATAATGCTGGAACAGCCTGCCCTTCACGGGGTTTTATCATTCGATGA
- a CDS encoding Kelch repeat-containing protein, which translates to MWPGFWWLAVFLITFLAVTLPQKSEGSPVPTVEISGFTPRWGASAVRLSNGTVVITGGFSGEDLGTTEIWHPGSRTWTRAASDPQSRTSASAVPLPDGTVMVTGGYNGHYLQTNEIFDPVRNRWKKIASDPVPRGGGAAALLPNGDVFVTGGFNDTGYLDSSEIYRPRSGLWHPVRPDPVLRWAFVAVTLNNGNVLVVGGYNGQTLGSASQYDPRSDTWKTVAPDPVPRWGASTVLLPSGNVLVIDGYHGSYLATAEIYSPLKNTWTPVAPDPVPREKAIAVLLSDGTVLVEGGLNPGGFPSVGEIYNPGTDKWAHLPSSNDKTP; encoded by the coding sequence ATGTGGCCCGGATTCTGGTGGTTGGCTGTTTTTCTGATAACGTTCCTTGCCGTGACGCTTCCTCAAAAATCGGAAGGATCTCCCGTTCCGACCGTTGAGATCTCCGGCTTCACTCCCCGCTGGGGAGCATCAGCCGTTCGCCTTTCAAACGGAACAGTCGTTATTACAGGAGGTTTCTCCGGGGAGGATCTGGGCACCACAGAAATCTGGCATCCCGGGTCTCGAACCTGGACCCGTGCCGCATCCGATCCCCAAAGCCGGACAAGCGCTTCGGCCGTGCCCCTTCCCGACGGTACGGTCATGGTGACCGGCGGATATAACGGTCACTATCTCCAGACGAATGAGATTTTTGACCCCGTCCGGAACCGGTGGAAAAAGATCGCTTCCGATCCTGTTCCCCGGGGAGGGGGCGCAGCCGCCCTCCTGCCGAATGGAGATGTTTTTGTCACGGGAGGGTTCAACGATACCGGATACCTGGACTCCTCCGAGATCTACCGGCCCCGTTCCGGACTATGGCATCCTGTCCGCCCAGACCCTGTTCTCCGATGGGCTTTTGTCGCCGTCACCCTGAATAACGGAAACGTCCTGGTGGTCGGAGGGTATAACGGTCAGACATTGGGCTCGGCTTCCCAATACGACCCAAGATCGGATACCTGGAAAACAGTGGCTCCTGACCCTGTCCCCCGATGGGGAGCATCGACGGTTCTCCTCCCCTCCGGAAATGTTCTCGTGATCGATGGCTACCATGGGAGTTATCTGGCCACTGCCGAGATTTATTCCCCTTTAAAAAATACCTGGACCCCCGTGGCACCCGATCCCGTTCCCCGCGAGAAAGCCATCGCCGTTTTGCTATCCGACGGCACTGTTCTTGTGGAAGGAGGATTGAATCCCGGAGGATTTCCCTCAGTCGGAGAGATCTACAATCCCGGAACGGACAAATGGGCGCATCTGCCTTCATCGAATGATAAAACCCCGTGA